From a region of the Gossypium raimondii isolate GPD5lz chromosome 10, ASM2569854v1, whole genome shotgun sequence genome:
- the LOC105776456 gene encoding two-component response regulator ARR2 isoform X2: MNVSSVKGSMSISSSTSTWKAGDTISDQFPAGLRVLVVDDDPTCLMILEKMLTACLYKVTKCNRAETALSKLRENKNGYDIVLSDVHMPDMDGFKLLEHIGLEMDLPVIMMSADDGKQVVMKGVTHGACDYLIKPVRIEALKNIWQHVVRKRKNEWKEFEQSGSVEEGDRQPKQSDDADYSSSANEGNWKGSKRRKDEEEETDERDDTSTLKKPRVVWSVELHQQFVAAVNQLGIDTVPKKILELMNVPGLTRENVASHLQKYRLYLRRLSGVSQHQSNLSTIISAQDPTFGSLSSLSGLDLQTLAATGQLPAQSLARLQAAGLGRATAKSGIPITLVDQRNIFSFENPKLRFGEGQQQHMTNKQQVNLLHGIPTTMEAKQLVSLRHAAQSVGNMNMQVPPPGPQSSQNNPLLMQMGQQQQQQQSRGQILVDSTINHAPRLSSMGQPILSNGMATNVSSRNGIPENIRAPGYSQTPSMLNFPMNHASELPGNCFPLGSTPGVSNLTSKGAFQEDVNSEIKGSGGFMPSYDVFNDLNQHKPQSWELQNVGIAFDSSQHSNSLQGNLDLTQSALGQQGFSSGQMNGHNRSAAVASKAVFSTGDVKELRSAQNVNQHLNNLLVDNTIRVKSERVCDTSPANIFPDHFGQDDLMSALLKQQESVASSENEFDFDGYSMNNIPV; this comes from the exons ATGAATGTAAGTAGTGTAAAAGGATCCATGTCAATTAGCAGTTCAACTTCCACTTGGAAAGCAGGAGATACAATTAGTGATCAGTTTCCTGCTGGTTTAAGAGTTCTTGTTGTTGATGACGATCCAACTTGTTTAATGATCTTGGAGAAGATGCTAACAGCCTGCCTTTATAAAG TTACCAAATGCAATCGAGCGGAGACGGCATTGTCCAAACTCCGAGAGAACAAAAATGGGTACGATATTGTTCTTAGTGATGTGCACATGCCGGACATGGATGGATTCAAACTTCTTGAGCATATTGGTTTGGAAATGGACCTCCCTGTTATCA TGATGTCAGCAGATGATGGGAAACAGGTTGTTATGAAGGGCGTTACCCACGGTGCCTGCGACTACCTAATCAAACCAGTTCGTATCGAAGCACTCAAGAACATATGGCAGCATGTGGTTCGAAAGAGGAAGAATGAGTGGAAGGAGTTTGAGCAGTCAGGAAGTGTAGAAGAAGGGGACCGGCAGCCTAAACAATCTGACGATGCTGATTACTCGTCCTCGGCTAATGAAGGGAACTGGAAAGGCTCAAAAAGGAGGAAAGATGAGGAAGAGGAAACCGATGAGAGGGATGATACTTCTACGCTGAAAAAGCCGAGGGTTGTGTGGTCTGTTGAGCTCCATCAACAATTTGTTGCAGCGGTTAATCAACTAGGCATTGATA CTGTTCCGAAAAAAATATTGGAGTTGATGAATGTTCCTGGCCTTACCAGAGAAAACGTCGCGAGTCACCTTCAG AAATATCGTTTGTATCTTAGACGGCTGAGTGGGGTATCGCAGCACCAGAGTAATCTGAGTACTATTATCAGTGCCCAAGACCCAACTTTTGGGTCACTGTCTTCACTCAGCGGGCTTGACCTTCAAACCCTTGCTGCCACTGGTCAACTTCCTGCACAAAGTCTTGCCAGACTCCAAGCAGCAGGGCTTGGTCGTGCAACTGCTAAATCCGGCATACCTATCACCCTTGTTGATCAAAGAAACATCTTTAGCTTTGAAAACCCCAAGTTAAGATTTGGAGAAGGGCAGCAACAACATATGACCAATAAGCAGCAAGTAAATTTACTTCATGGAATTCCAACAACCATGGAGGCAAAGCAGCTTGTGAGCTTGCGACACGCTGCACAATCAGTCGGAAACATGAATATGCAAGTGCCTCCCCCTGGTCCACAAAGTAGCCAAAATAATCCTTTATTGATGCAGATGgggcagcagcagcagcagcagcagtcAAGAGGGCAGATACTCGTTGATTCCACTATTAATCATGCTCCTAGGCTCTCATCAATGGGGCAGCCAATATTGTCCAATGGAATGGCCACCAATGTGTCTTCCAGAAATGGAATCCCTGAAAATATTAGAGCCCCTGGTTATTCTCAGACTCCTTCAATGTTGAATTTCCCCATGAATCATGCTTCCGAACTACCTGGTAACTGTTTCCCTCTCGGAAGTACACCTGGGGTATCTAATCTCACATCGAAAGGGGCTTTTCAGGAAGATGTTAACTCAGAAATTAAAGGATCCGGAGGGTTTATGCCCAGTTACGATGTATTTAACGACTTGAATCAACATAAACCCCAAAGTTGGGAGCTACAGAATGTCGGCATAGCATTTGATTCCTCTCAGCATTCAAACTCTCTTCAAGGCAACCTCGATCTTACGCAGTCTGCTTTAGGCCAACAAGGATTTTCTTCAGGCCAAATGAATGGACACAACAGGAGTGCTGCTGTTGCAAGCAAGGCAGTGTTCTCAACTGGCGATGTTAAGGAGCTCAGAAGTGCACAAAACGTTAACCAACATCTCAACAACCTTCTTGTTGACAATACAATAAGGGTCAAGTCCGAGAGAGTTTGCGATACCAGCCCTGCCAATATATTCCCCGATCACTTCGGACAAGATGATCTCATGAGTGCTCTTCTCAAACAG CAAGAAAGTGTTGCATCATCTGAAAACGAGTTTGACTTCGACGGGTATTCTATGAATAATATTCCAGTGTAG
- the LOC105776456 gene encoding two-component response regulator ARR2 isoform X1: MNVSSVKGSMSISSSTSTWKAGDTISDQFPAGLRVLVVDDDPTCLMILEKMLTACLYKVTKCNRAETALSKLRENKNGYDIVLSDVHMPDMDGFKLLEHIGLEMDLPVIMMSADDGKQVVMKGVTHGACDYLIKPVRIEALKNIWQHVVRKRKNEWKEFEQSGSVEEGDRQPKQSDDADYSSSANEGNWKGSKRRKDEEEETDERDDTSTLKKPRVVWSVELHQQFVAAVNQLGIDKAVPKKILELMNVPGLTRENVASHLQKYRLYLRRLSGVSQHQSNLSTIISAQDPTFGSLSSLSGLDLQTLAATGQLPAQSLARLQAAGLGRATAKSGIPITLVDQRNIFSFENPKLRFGEGQQQHMTNKQQVNLLHGIPTTMEAKQLVSLRHAAQSVGNMNMQVPPPGPQSSQNNPLLMQMGQQQQQQQSRGQILVDSTINHAPRLSSMGQPILSNGMATNVSSRNGIPENIRAPGYSQTPSMLNFPMNHASELPGNCFPLGSTPGVSNLTSKGAFQEDVNSEIKGSGGFMPSYDVFNDLNQHKPQSWELQNVGIAFDSSQHSNSLQGNLDLTQSALGQQGFSSGQMNGHNRSAAVASKAVFSTGDVKELRSAQNVNQHLNNLLVDNTIRVKSERVCDTSPANIFPDHFGQDDLMSALLKQQESVASSENEFDFDGYSMNNIPV, from the exons ATGAATGTAAGTAGTGTAAAAGGATCCATGTCAATTAGCAGTTCAACTTCCACTTGGAAAGCAGGAGATACAATTAGTGATCAGTTTCCTGCTGGTTTAAGAGTTCTTGTTGTTGATGACGATCCAACTTGTTTAATGATCTTGGAGAAGATGCTAACAGCCTGCCTTTATAAAG TTACCAAATGCAATCGAGCGGAGACGGCATTGTCCAAACTCCGAGAGAACAAAAATGGGTACGATATTGTTCTTAGTGATGTGCACATGCCGGACATGGATGGATTCAAACTTCTTGAGCATATTGGTTTGGAAATGGACCTCCCTGTTATCA TGATGTCAGCAGATGATGGGAAACAGGTTGTTATGAAGGGCGTTACCCACGGTGCCTGCGACTACCTAATCAAACCAGTTCGTATCGAAGCACTCAAGAACATATGGCAGCATGTGGTTCGAAAGAGGAAGAATGAGTGGAAGGAGTTTGAGCAGTCAGGAAGTGTAGAAGAAGGGGACCGGCAGCCTAAACAATCTGACGATGCTGATTACTCGTCCTCGGCTAATGAAGGGAACTGGAAAGGCTCAAAAAGGAGGAAAGATGAGGAAGAGGAAACCGATGAGAGGGATGATACTTCTACGCTGAAAAAGCCGAGGGTTGTGTGGTCTGTTGAGCTCCATCAACAATTTGTTGCAGCGGTTAATCAACTAGGCATTGATA AAGCTGTTCCGAAAAAAATATTGGAGTTGATGAATGTTCCTGGCCTTACCAGAGAAAACGTCGCGAGTCACCTTCAG AAATATCGTTTGTATCTTAGACGGCTGAGTGGGGTATCGCAGCACCAGAGTAATCTGAGTACTATTATCAGTGCCCAAGACCCAACTTTTGGGTCACTGTCTTCACTCAGCGGGCTTGACCTTCAAACCCTTGCTGCCACTGGTCAACTTCCTGCACAAAGTCTTGCCAGACTCCAAGCAGCAGGGCTTGGTCGTGCAACTGCTAAATCCGGCATACCTATCACCCTTGTTGATCAAAGAAACATCTTTAGCTTTGAAAACCCCAAGTTAAGATTTGGAGAAGGGCAGCAACAACATATGACCAATAAGCAGCAAGTAAATTTACTTCATGGAATTCCAACAACCATGGAGGCAAAGCAGCTTGTGAGCTTGCGACACGCTGCACAATCAGTCGGAAACATGAATATGCAAGTGCCTCCCCCTGGTCCACAAAGTAGCCAAAATAATCCTTTATTGATGCAGATGgggcagcagcagcagcagcagcagtcAAGAGGGCAGATACTCGTTGATTCCACTATTAATCATGCTCCTAGGCTCTCATCAATGGGGCAGCCAATATTGTCCAATGGAATGGCCACCAATGTGTCTTCCAGAAATGGAATCCCTGAAAATATTAGAGCCCCTGGTTATTCTCAGACTCCTTCAATGTTGAATTTCCCCATGAATCATGCTTCCGAACTACCTGGTAACTGTTTCCCTCTCGGAAGTACACCTGGGGTATCTAATCTCACATCGAAAGGGGCTTTTCAGGAAGATGTTAACTCAGAAATTAAAGGATCCGGAGGGTTTATGCCCAGTTACGATGTATTTAACGACTTGAATCAACATAAACCCCAAAGTTGGGAGCTACAGAATGTCGGCATAGCATTTGATTCCTCTCAGCATTCAAACTCTCTTCAAGGCAACCTCGATCTTACGCAGTCTGCTTTAGGCCAACAAGGATTTTCTTCAGGCCAAATGAATGGACACAACAGGAGTGCTGCTGTTGCAAGCAAGGCAGTGTTCTCAACTGGCGATGTTAAGGAGCTCAGAAGTGCACAAAACGTTAACCAACATCTCAACAACCTTCTTGTTGACAATACAATAAGGGTCAAGTCCGAGAGAGTTTGCGATACCAGCCCTGCCAATATATTCCCCGATCACTTCGGACAAGATGATCTCATGAGTGCTCTTCTCAAACAG CAAGAAAGTGTTGCATCATCTGAAAACGAGTTTGACTTCGACGGGTATTCTATGAATAATATTCCAGTGTAG
- the LOC105776456 gene encoding two-component response regulator ARR1 isoform X3 gives MPDMDGFKLLEHIGLEMDLPVIMMSADDGKQVVMKGVTHGACDYLIKPVRIEALKNIWQHVVRKRKNEWKEFEQSGSVEEGDRQPKQSDDADYSSSANEGNWKGSKRRKDEEEETDERDDTSTLKKPRVVWSVELHQQFVAAVNQLGIDKAVPKKILELMNVPGLTRENVASHLQKYRLYLRRLSGVSQHQSNLSTIISAQDPTFGSLSSLSGLDLQTLAATGQLPAQSLARLQAAGLGRATAKSGIPITLVDQRNIFSFENPKLRFGEGQQQHMTNKQQVNLLHGIPTTMEAKQLVSLRHAAQSVGNMNMQVPPPGPQSSQNNPLLMQMGQQQQQQQSRGQILVDSTINHAPRLSSMGQPILSNGMATNVSSRNGIPENIRAPGYSQTPSMLNFPMNHASELPGNCFPLGSTPGVSNLTSKGAFQEDVNSEIKGSGGFMPSYDVFNDLNQHKPQSWELQNVGIAFDSSQHSNSLQGNLDLTQSALGQQGFSSGQMNGHNRSAAVASKAVFSTGDVKELRSAQNVNQHLNNLLVDNTIRVKSERVCDTSPANIFPDHFGQDDLMSALLKQQESVASSENEFDFDGYSMNNIPV, from the exons ATGCCGGACATGGATGGATTCAAACTTCTTGAGCATATTGGTTTGGAAATGGACCTCCCTGTTATCA TGATGTCAGCAGATGATGGGAAACAGGTTGTTATGAAGGGCGTTACCCACGGTGCCTGCGACTACCTAATCAAACCAGTTCGTATCGAAGCACTCAAGAACATATGGCAGCATGTGGTTCGAAAGAGGAAGAATGAGTGGAAGGAGTTTGAGCAGTCAGGAAGTGTAGAAGAAGGGGACCGGCAGCCTAAACAATCTGACGATGCTGATTACTCGTCCTCGGCTAATGAAGGGAACTGGAAAGGCTCAAAAAGGAGGAAAGATGAGGAAGAGGAAACCGATGAGAGGGATGATACTTCTACGCTGAAAAAGCCGAGGGTTGTGTGGTCTGTTGAGCTCCATCAACAATTTGTTGCAGCGGTTAATCAACTAGGCATTGATA AAGCTGTTCCGAAAAAAATATTGGAGTTGATGAATGTTCCTGGCCTTACCAGAGAAAACGTCGCGAGTCACCTTCAG AAATATCGTTTGTATCTTAGACGGCTGAGTGGGGTATCGCAGCACCAGAGTAATCTGAGTACTATTATCAGTGCCCAAGACCCAACTTTTGGGTCACTGTCTTCACTCAGCGGGCTTGACCTTCAAACCCTTGCTGCCACTGGTCAACTTCCTGCACAAAGTCTTGCCAGACTCCAAGCAGCAGGGCTTGGTCGTGCAACTGCTAAATCCGGCATACCTATCACCCTTGTTGATCAAAGAAACATCTTTAGCTTTGAAAACCCCAAGTTAAGATTTGGAGAAGGGCAGCAACAACATATGACCAATAAGCAGCAAGTAAATTTACTTCATGGAATTCCAACAACCATGGAGGCAAAGCAGCTTGTGAGCTTGCGACACGCTGCACAATCAGTCGGAAACATGAATATGCAAGTGCCTCCCCCTGGTCCACAAAGTAGCCAAAATAATCCTTTATTGATGCAGATGgggcagcagcagcagcagcagcagtcAAGAGGGCAGATACTCGTTGATTCCACTATTAATCATGCTCCTAGGCTCTCATCAATGGGGCAGCCAATATTGTCCAATGGAATGGCCACCAATGTGTCTTCCAGAAATGGAATCCCTGAAAATATTAGAGCCCCTGGTTATTCTCAGACTCCTTCAATGTTGAATTTCCCCATGAATCATGCTTCCGAACTACCTGGTAACTGTTTCCCTCTCGGAAGTACACCTGGGGTATCTAATCTCACATCGAAAGGGGCTTTTCAGGAAGATGTTAACTCAGAAATTAAAGGATCCGGAGGGTTTATGCCCAGTTACGATGTATTTAACGACTTGAATCAACATAAACCCCAAAGTTGGGAGCTACAGAATGTCGGCATAGCATTTGATTCCTCTCAGCATTCAAACTCTCTTCAAGGCAACCTCGATCTTACGCAGTCTGCTTTAGGCCAACAAGGATTTTCTTCAGGCCAAATGAATGGACACAACAGGAGTGCTGCTGTTGCAAGCAAGGCAGTGTTCTCAACTGGCGATGTTAAGGAGCTCAGAAGTGCACAAAACGTTAACCAACATCTCAACAACCTTCTTGTTGACAATACAATAAGGGTCAAGTCCGAGAGAGTTTGCGATACCAGCCCTGCCAATATATTCCCCGATCACTTCGGACAAGATGATCTCATGAGTGCTCTTCTCAAACAG CAAGAAAGTGTTGCATCATCTGAAAACGAGTTTGACTTCGACGGGTATTCTATGAATAATATTCCAGTGTAG